A genome region from Nerophis lumbriciformis linkage group LG18, RoL_Nlum_v2.1, whole genome shotgun sequence includes the following:
- the rangrf gene encoding ran guanine nucleotide release factor — protein MDPRPLFGGALSAFFPESAADISNLREIPDNQEVFVHPNTDQSLIVEILEYQAHVEDQDAARFHFEDIASSNAVSQDGGAQEVTDVVPLPKSELSLSACSSAWALTGTQCVSKYNEEARNKVSIHLGVFRLPQFDTEVLVTFNDPQGINPASSSAAAAAGTDGEPWTVQDFQHLLRSLTLHNPGLFG, from the coding sequence ATGGATCCCCGCCCGCTGTTCGGAGGCGCGCTTTCGGCCTTCTTCCCCGAAAGCGCCGCGGACATCAGCAACCTACGAGAGATTCCGGACAACCAGGAGGTGTTCGTCCACCCTAACACCGACCAGAGCCTGATCGTGGAGATCCTGGAGTACCAAGCCCATGTGGAGGACCAGGACGCAGCCCGGTTCCACTTCGAGGACATCGCGAGCAGCAACGCCGTCTCCCAGGACGGTGGCGCACAGGAGGTGACGGACGTGGTCCCCTTGCCCAAATCCGAGCTCTCCCTCTCGGCGTGCAGCTCCGCCTGGGCGCTGACGGGCACCCAGTGCGTGTCCAAGTACAACGAAGAGGCGAGGAACAAGGTGAGCATCCACCTGGGTGTGTTCCGCCTCCCGCAGTTCGACACGGAAGTTCTGGTCACGTTCAACGACCCGCAGGGGATCAACCCTGCCAGCAGCAGTGCAGCGGCTGCCGCGGGCACCGACGGAGAACCGTGGACTGTGCAAGACTTCCAGCACCTGCTGCGGTCCTTGACGCTGCACAACCCGGGACTGTTCGGGTAG